TATCTCTACGCGACGCTGCTGTCGGGCCAGTACGACATCTCGAACATCTACGCGAACGTGAAGCTGGTGTACTCCCACACCACCCCCGTCGACGCCTACCGCGGCGCCGGCCGGCCGGAGGCGACGTTCGTCGTGGAGCGGATCATGGAGACCGCGGCGCGGCAGTTCGGCGTGTCGCCGGTGGAGCTGCGGCGCAAGAACTTCATCACCGAGTTCCCGCACCAGACCCCGGTGCTGATGAACTACGACCCGTCCGACTTCAACGCCTTGATGGACAAGGCGCTGAAGGCGATCGACTATGACGGCTACCCGGCGCGCAAGGCCGAGTCGGAGCGGCGCGGCATGATGCGCGGCATCGGCTTCTCCTCCTACATCGAGGCGTGCGGCATCGCCCCCAGCCAGGCGGTCGGGTCGCTGGGCGCGGGCGTCGGGCTCTGGGAGTCGGCGGAGATCCGCGTCAATCCGGTCGGCACCATCGAGGTGCTGACCGGCTGCCACAGCCACGGCCAGTCCCACGAGACGACCTACGCGCAGATCGTCGCCCACCGCTTCGGCGTGCCGATGTCCAACGTCTCCATCGTCCACGGCGACACCGACAAGGTGCAGTTCGGGATGGGCACCTACGGCTCGCGCTCCGGCCCGGTCGGCGGCGGCGCGATCGCCAAGGCGCTCGACAAGGTGGAGGCCAAGGCCAAGCTCCTCGCCGCCCATCTGCTGGAGGCCGACGCCGGCGACATCGAGCTGTCCGGCGGCGAACTGAAGGTCGCCGGCACCGACAAGAAACTCGCCTGGCACGAGGTCTGCCTCGCCGCCTACACCGCTCACAACCTGCCCGAGGGGATGGAGCCCGGCCTCAAGGAGACCTCGTTCTACGACCCGGCCAACTTCACCTTCCCCGCCGGCACCTTCATCTGCGAAGTCGAGGTGGACCCCGGCACCGGCGTCACCACCATCGTCCATTTCGTCGCGGTGGACGACTTCGGCATCATCATCAACCCGATGGTGGTCGAAGGCCAGGTGCACGGCGGCCTCGCCCAGGGCATCGGCCAGGCACTCCTGGAAGGCTGCGTCTACGACGACGACGGCCAGCTCCTGACCGCCTCCTACATGGACTATTGCGTGCCGCGGGCGGACGACCTGCCCTCCTTCGGCCTCGACCATCTGGAGGTCCCCAACCCCAACAACCCGCTGGGCGTGAAGGGTTGCGGCGAAGCGGGCGCGATCGGGGCCCCGCCGGCGGTGATCAATGCGATCACCGACGCGATCGGCACCAACGACCTGCAGATGCCGGCGACGCCCGAGAAGGTGTGGCGGGCGATCCAGTCCACCCGCGTGCCGATGGCGGCCGAGTAGCGGGCCGGGGGCGGGTCCTCCCCGCCCCGCGACACCGGGGGGCCGGCGCTGCGTGCGGTCGCCCCGGTGACGGCACGACAGCGACACGAGACGGCGCGGCCGAACGCGCCGAAGGGTTAAAGGAAACGAACCGCCGCCCATGCAGGCGGGGTCGCCCACGGGGCAAGGACAGACATGTACGCAACGACTTACTATGCCGCGACGAGCCTCGACGATGCCGTCGCCAAGCTGAAGAGCGACGAGGACGCCAAATTCCTCGCCGGCGGTCAGACCCTGATCGCCACCATGAAGCAGCGGCTCGCCGCCCCCACCATCCTGATCGACGTCACCAAGATCCCCGAGCTGAAGGGCATCGCGGTGGAGGGCGACCGCCTGGTGATCGGCGCGGCGTCGAAGCACAGCGAAGTGTCGATGTCGTCGGTGGTGAAAGGGGCGATCCCGTCGCTCTCCGGCCTCGCCGCGACCATCGGCGACCCGGCGGTGCGCAATATGGGCACTATGGGCGGCTCGCTCGCCAACAACGACCCGGCGGCGGACTATCCCGCGGCGGCCATGGCCCTCGACGCGATCTTCACCACCACGAAGGGCACCTATTCGGCGGCCGACTTCTTCACCGGCATCTTCGAGACCGCGCTCGCCGAGGACGAGATCCTCGTCAAGATCTCCTACCAGGTGCCGCGCAAGGCGGCCTACGAGAAGTTCCGCAACCAGGCCTCGCGCTATTCGCTCTGCTCGGTGTTCGTCGCCCAGCTCGCCGATGGTCCGCGCGTCGCCGTGACCGGCTCCGGCAACAACGGCGTCTTCCGCGTGCCGGAAATGGAAGCGGCCCTCGCCGCCGACTGGTCGCCGGCCGCCGTCACCTCGGTGAAGATCGACCCGGACACGATGCTGTCCGACATGCACGGCTCGGCCGAGTACCGCGCGCACCTGGTGCCCGTGCTCGCCGGACGTGCCGTGACGAAAGCGGGCTGACGCCGGACCCCGGCCTGCCGCGTACCGGCGGAAAGCTCGGCGGGGGTTTGCCTCCCCCTCCCTCGCCGCCGGGCGGGCGTCGTGCCGGCGGCGATTGCGCGGTGCCTCAGGCGACGTGACGCGACAGGCCGAGGCGCTTCATCTTGCGGTGCAACGTGGCGCGGCTGGTGCCGAGGAGGCGGGCGGCGGCGGACACGTTGCCGTGCGAGCGGGTCAGCGCGGCCCGCAACGCGCGGCGCTCGGCGGCGACGAAGTCGGCCGGGCTGTCGTCGCCGTCGAGAAGGTCGGAGGCGAGGCGGCCGCTCTTGATCCACTGGTCGTCGATCCCGAGCGACCGGCGGGCGGCGCTGCTGGCGCCCAGCACCACGTCGTCCCGGTCCACCGCCAGCAGGCCGTGCCGTGCGCCGGTCGCCGGGACCAGCAGGATCCGGGCACCGGAGAAGGCGGTGCGGAACAGCGTGGTTTCGATCTGCATCGCGGCCTCGCGCGCCGCGCTCAGGTAGACGTTGAGGTAGGGGGCGGACATGTCGTCCCGCGCGGAGGAGATGTCGAGCGCGCCGACGATCCGGCCGCGGTGGTCGGCGATCGGCGCCGTGGCACAGCTGAGGCTGGTGTTCATGGTCAGGAAGTGGCGGTCGCGAAAGATGCCGACCGGGCGCGTCTCGGCCAGCGCGGTGCCGATCCCGTTGGTGCCGACGCTCGCCTCGTCCCACAGCGCGCCGGCACTGAGG
This portion of the Acuticoccus sp. I52.16.1 genome encodes:
- a CDS encoding GAF domain-containing protein encodes the protein MKHADRVWAAVTASDHHAAYATSWRRCVTLHGLDPEVVRRPPRLEQVALARAIDRSAALVAAARTELDRLFDVFGHCGCCVVLTDDTGLALERRGRPGDDDDFEALGLSAGALWDEASVGTNGIGTALAETRPVGIFRDRHFLTMNTSLSCATAPIADHRGRIVGALDISSARDDMSAPYLNVYLSAAREAAMQIETTLFRTAFSGARILLVPATGARHGLLAVDRDDVVLGASSAARRSLGIDDQWIKSGRLASDLLDGDDSPADFVAAERRALRAALTRSHGNVSAAARLLGTSRATLHRKMKRLGLSRHVA
- a CDS encoding xanthine dehydrogenase family protein subunit M, with amino-acid sequence MYATTYYAATSLDDAVAKLKSDEDAKFLAGGQTLIATMKQRLAAPTILIDVTKIPELKGIAVEGDRLVIGAASKHSEVSMSSVVKGAIPSLSGLAATIGDPAVRNMGTMGGSLANNDPAADYPAAAMALDAIFTTTKGTYSAADFFTGIFETALAEDEILVKISYQVPRKAAYEKFRNQASRYSLCSVFVAQLADGPRVAVTGSGNNGVFRVPEMEAALAADWSPAAVTSVKIDPDTMLSDMHGSAEYRAHLVPVLAGRAVTKAG
- a CDS encoding xanthine dehydrogenase family protein molybdopterin-binding subunit — protein: MGAEGIGARVVRKEDGRFITGAGQYTDDVFDRQMSAAVFVRSPHAHARIVSVDTAAAKEMPGVVDVILGQDIIDAGIGNLICGWAISSKDGTPMKMAPYNVMDPGVVRYVGQPVALVIADTRAEAVDAAEAVEIEYAEEPALTDFGNYSSGPVVHPGTADDNLICDWQLGDEAATDAAFAAAAHVVELDIRNNRLVPSAMEPRSAVAHYNRAEDHTTLWTTSQNPHVARLVMSAFYNVAPEHKLRVIAPDVGGGFGSKIYIYPEEIACCYASKRVGRPVKWTADRTEAFMTDAHGRDHVTKAKMAFDADHKITGFKVDTIANLGAYMSLFSSATPTYLYATLLSGQYDISNIYANVKLVYSHTTPVDAYRGAGRPEATFVVERIMETAARQFGVSPVELRRKNFITEFPHQTPVLMNYDPSDFNALMDKALKAIDYDGYPARKAESERRGMMRGIGFSSYIEACGIAPSQAVGSLGAGVGLWESAEIRVNPVGTIEVLTGCHSHGQSHETTYAQIVAHRFGVPMSNVSIVHGDTDKVQFGMGTYGSRSGPVGGGAIAKALDKVEAKAKLLAAHLLEADAGDIELSGGELKVAGTDKKLAWHEVCLAAYTAHNLPEGMEPGLKETSFYDPANFTFPAGTFICEVEVDPGTGVTTIVHFVAVDDFGIIINPMVVEGQVHGGLAQGIGQALLEGCVYDDDGQLLTASYMDYCVPRADDLPSFGLDHLEVPNPNNPLGVKGCGEAGAIGAPPAVINAITDAIGTNDLQMPATPEKVWRAIQSTRVPMAAE